One genomic region from Anthonomus grandis grandis chromosome 1, icAntGran1.3, whole genome shotgun sequence encodes:
- the LOC126738660 gene encoding GPI mannosyltransferase 1: MLARFLKLDILTHVAIAFTVRVFLILYGAYHDAHFEVPYTDIDYKVFTDAARHVTNYESPFKRYTYRYSPIIALLLTPNILVHPLFGKFLFCFFDLIVAGLIYKLVQYNISDWFHRCKNTQDSNFKAVKPQRKKKGKTKNHKESTNISKNNVSSKWALWATLLWLYNPMTIAISTRGNSDSLSCFLVIFTLFAIQKQWHPFIIGLIHGLSIHFRIYPIIYSFLYYIHYSNHSYYFENDVEHTVPKSSRKRGKKENQIVKKDSLELKFQRVRLYRFLLPNLSQTMLVLGTFTSLVGCTTIFYYLYGYKFLYESLIYHFIRKDYRHNFSLYFYLQYLMAFVKLNTWYTSNLWQPILINLPPIILILNFSVCYGLNKFSLNFGVLVQTIVFVIFNKVMTSQYFVWIMGILPLCIWQISLSTISVVVMITIWIVAQVAWLLPAYLLEFKGEDTFFHTWVQCVSLFCAHVGILGRLIKSFIIPKGVMDRTDEILALEPMSTKF; this comes from the coding sequence atgttggCAAGGTTTCTAAAACTTGATATATTAACCCATGTGGCTATCGCATTTACTGTAAGGGTTTTTCTTATTCTGTATGGAGCTTATCATGATGCCCACTTTGAGGTTCCTTACACTGATATTGATTACAAGGTGTTTACAGATGCAGCAAGGCATGTAACAAATTATGAGTCCCCTTTTAAGAGATACACTTACAGATATTCTCCAATCATTGCCCTGTTACTTACCCCAAATATTCTTGTACATCCCCTGTTTGGAAagtttttgttctgtttttttgATCTAATTGTAGCAGGTTTAATTTATAAACTCGTCCAATATAACATATCTGATTGGTTTCATCGCTGCAAAAATACGCAGGATAGCAATTTTAAAGCTGTTAAGCctcaaagaaagaaaaaaggaaaaaccaaAAATCATAAGGAATCTACtaatatctctaaaaataatgttagtTCAAAATGGGCTTTATGGGCAACGCTACTCTGGCTTTACAACCCTATGACTATAGCGATATCAACCAGGGGAAATTCAGATTCTTTATCAtgttttttggtaatttttaccCTTTTTGCCATTCAAAAACAGTGGCATCCATTTATAATCGGGTTAATTCATGGCCTGTCAATTCATTTTCGCATCTATCCTATAATTTATAGTTTTCTCTATTATATTCACTATAGTAATCATTCGTATTATTTTGAGAACGATGTAGAGCATACTGTTCCAAAATCCAGCCGTAAAAGgggaaaaaaggaaaatcaaattgtaaaaaaagatTCTCTCGAGTTAAAGTTTCAAAGGGTTCGACTGTATAGGTTTTTGCTTCCCAACTTGAGCCAAACTATGCTTGTATTGGGCACTTTTACTTCCCTAGTGGGTTGCACTACTATATTCTACTATCTGTATGGCTATAAGTTTCTTTATGAATCCCTAATTTACCATTTCATTAGAAAAGACTATAGACACAATTTTTCATTATACTTTTACCTTCAGTACCTTATGGCATTTGTCAAACTTAATACATGGTACACTAGCAACCTCTGGCaacctattttaataaatcttcctcctatcatcttaatattaaatttttcagtttgcTATGGCCTCAATAAATTCTCCCTAAACTTTGGCGTGTTAGTTCAGACTAtcgtttttgtgatttttaataaagttatgacTTCACAATATTTTGTATGGATAATGGGAATATTGCCTTTGTGCATTTGGCAAATTAGTCTATCCACAATATCAGTTGTTGTAATGATTACAATATGGATTGTGGCGCAAGTAGCTTGGTTGCTGCCGGCCTATCTTCTAGAATTTAAAGGTGAAGATACATTTTTTCACACGTGGGTGCAATGTGTATCGCTTTTCTGTGCTCACGTGGGCATTTTGGGAAGATTAATTAAAAGCTTTATTATACCTAAAGGTGTTATGGATAGAACGGACGAAATATTAGCCTTGGAACCTATGTCAACTAAGTTTTAG